The following is a genomic window from Moorella sp. Hama-1.
CTTGGCGCTCAGCCTGACTTTGTCTCTTTGAATAATCGCAACGGGGAGCGGAACTCTTAGTTCCTCAACTTACGCTACGATCCCCATCCCGTTCACCGCCGCTTCGCCGCGGCTTCGCGCAAGTATCTGACACCTCGAACCAAGTCGCCCTCCGCCTGTACCCGCCAGCCCCCCAGGTAACCAATATTCGGAGAAGCTGCACCAGGCAGGTTAGCCTAGCCCCAAAAGTCTTTTCAACTCCTTCACCTGGCCTTTGCCGACGGGGATTTGGGTTTGCCGGCGGTCGCCCATGACCAACCAGTAGGTCCCCTTAAACCAGGGCAACACTCCTGCCACGCGCTTCAGGTTGACCAGGTAGCTCTTGTGGACCCGGAAAAAGCCCTCCCGGTTTAAACGTTCCTCCAGTTCGGCCATGGTGCCGCCAAAGGTGTAATAATCGCCGGCCGTAAAGACCTCCACCGCGCCGTGCCTGGCCCGGCCGTAAATAATCTCGCCGTAGTCCAGGAGTTTGATTTCCCCGTTTTTCTCCACCGGCAGTTTTTTAACCTCCTGCCGGTGGTTACCTTCCAGTAACCGCGCCACCCGGGCCACGGCCTCCTGCCAGTCTTCTTCCCTCTCTTTGAGGTTTTTAATACGGGCGATGGTCCTTGCCAGGCGCTCCGCCTCAAAGGGTTTCAACAGGTAATCTACAGCCCCCAGTTCAAAGGCGTCAACGGCGTATTCGTTGTAGGCGGTGGCGAAGACAACCAGAGGCGGCCGGGGGGAGGCGAGCATCCGCCGGGCGGCATCGTAACCGGACATACCCCGCATCTCGATATCCAGAAAGACTACGTCCGGGTGCAACCGCTCCACCAGTAGCAGGGCTCCCTCAGCGTCCTCGGCTTCGCCGACGACCCGGCACTCCCCGCGGGCGGAGAGGAGGTATTTCAACTCATCCCGAGCCAGGGGTTCGTCGTCAACCACAACAGCGGTAAAGCTCATCTTTCTCCTGCACCCCCCGGTGTCCAACTGCCTTTACCTCTTTGGGAAAACGCAGGATCACCTCAGTGCCCCGGTCAGGCGCGCTATTGACCTGCACCGCATATTCCGGTCCGTAGAGGGCCTTCAGGCGTTCGTTGACAATGGCCAGACCCAGGCCATGCCCGTGACCGTAACCGGGGAGGAGAATTTTCTGGATTTCTGCCGGGGCGATGCCCACGCCGTCATCCGC
Proteins encoded in this region:
- a CDS encoding LytR/AlgR family response regulator transcription factor, with translation MSFTAVVVDDEPLARDELKYLLSARGECRVVGEAEDAEGALLLVERLHPDVVFLDIEMRGMSGYDAARRMLASPRPPLVVFATAYNEYAVDAFELGAVDYLLKPFEAERLARTIARIKNLKEREEDWQEAVARVARLLEGNHRQEVKKLPVEKNGEIKLLDYGEIIYGRARHGAVEVFTAGDYYTFGGTMAELEERLNREGFFRVHKSYLVNLKRVAGVLPWFKGTYWLVMGDRRQTQIPVGKGQVKELKRLLGLG